One Sediminicola sp. YIK13 DNA segment encodes these proteins:
- a CDS encoding glycoside hydrolase family 16 protein: MISGIYSRIMLIGGLMLFFLTSCSSGDAAAEPIEEDVVPTNLNLTVNIVGADANNPNGDGSGMIQCTATATNAVRYGFKIGNQEEQESVNGVFDYKFTASGESSHVISVFAYSSTNDVISTFKTITVYVLDETGLVWSDEFDSEGAVLSSNWFSEEVPPVNGGWYNGEQQHYTARTDNAYVSNGTLKIVAKKENYTAYNSTKSYTSARLNSKFAFTYGRIEVRAKLPSGGGTWPAIWTLGSNISTVDWPSCGEIDIMEHVGNNIGEVSSAIHTPSSFGNTVNKGIIEIPDTTTEFHVYAVDWTADKMDFYVDDTLFYTYNPASKNSDTWPFNKDQFILLNIAMGGTLGGSIDPNFTQGTMEIDYVRVYQ, from the coding sequence ATGATAAGCGGAATTTATAGTAGAATTATGTTGATAGGAGGCTTAATGTTATTTTTTTTAACATCTTGCTCCAGTGGGGATGCTGCCGCAGAACCAATTGAGGAGGATGTAGTTCCAACTAATTTAAATTTAACGGTTAACATTGTAGGTGCAGATGCGAATAATCCAAATGGCGATGGATCTGGTATGATACAATGTACGGCAACAGCTACCAATGCGGTACGGTACGGATTTAAAATTGGGAACCAAGAAGAACAGGAAAGTGTAAATGGTGTTTTTGATTATAAATTCACCGCTTCTGGAGAGAGTAGTCATGTGATCAGTGTTTTTGCCTACTCTAGTACGAACGACGTTATTAGCACTTTTAAGACCATTACTGTTTATGTTTTGGATGAAACAGGTCTAGTTTGGTCGGATGAGTTCGATTCTGAAGGCGCTGTGTTGAGCAGTAATTGGTTTTCTGAAGAAGTACCGCCAGTAAATGGAGGTTGGTACAATGGAGAACAACAGCATTATACAGCAAGGACAGATAATGCCTATGTATCCAATGGTACCTTAAAAATTGTCGCAAAAAAGGAGAACTATACAGCCTATAATTCCACCAAAAGCTACACCTCGGCACGACTGAACTCTAAATTTGCATTTACTTATGGTCGAATAGAGGTACGTGCGAAATTGCCATCAGGGGGTGGTACATGGCCTGCAATTTGGACCTTGGGGTCAAATATTTCCACTGTTGATTGGCCATCTTGTGGTGAGATAGACATTATGGAACATGTAGGCAATAATATTGGCGAAGTTTCAAGTGCAATACATACACCTTCCAGTTTTGGAAATACGGTAAATAAGGGAATTATAGAAATTCCGGATACGACTACCGAATTTCACGTGTATGCCGTGGACTGGACAGCTGATAAAATGGATTTTTATGTGGATGATACTCTATTTTACACCTATAATCCGGCATCAAAAAATAGTGATACCTGGCCTTTTAATAAAGATCAGTTTATACTTTTGAACATAGCCATGGGTGGGACCTTGGGCGGTTCCATCGACCCTAATTTCACGCAGGGAACTATGGAAATTGATTATGTTCGGGTATACCAATAA
- a CDS encoding RagB/SusD family nutrient uptake outer membrane protein codes for MKMKYKILKSTIVAFLIGAVAISCSDSFVDVDSFNEDSESFFNSEEDYQSALIGAYDLLQSTYLNVMLGEIASDNTLAGGESATDVPGIQEVDNMTHNPVNAQLRDIWSWMFAGVNRANYILEFKDKTDFSGKEVVIAEATFLRAYYYFELVKWFGDVPLSVDKRLLFGDQDIVERTPKSEVYAQIELDLIFAAANLPAVQSETGRATKGAAQALLGKVYLYQDKFSEAATVLEEVINSGPYDLVTDYNTIFEQEGENNIESVFEVQYTDVEGAGFGCLQCSEGNVAVGFNGIRNYTGPDFDSGFSFNVPTQESYDAFETGDIRRDVAVLNIVEWAEQTGATYVEGFEHTGFYNRKYIARKGDLNTGDSNLTNPNNYRAIRFADVLLMAAEANNRKSASDDIKAQAYLNRVRERAELLPVAVTGAALANAIQDERRVELMGEGHRFFDLVRTGNAAQAIPGFSAGKNELFPIPSIEIELAGNRWTQNQGY; via the coding sequence ATGAAAATGAAATATAAAATATTAAAATCTACAATTGTCGCATTCTTGATAGGGGCTGTAGCTATCTCTTGTAGCGATTCTTTTGTTGATGTGGACTCTTTTAACGAGGATTCAGAAAGTTTTTTCAATTCGGAGGAAGATTACCAAAGTGCCTTAATAGGGGCTTACGATCTTTTGCAGTCTACGTATCTAAATGTGATGTTAGGGGAGATAGCCTCTGACAACACCTTGGCCGGTGGTGAAAGTGCTACCGATGTGCCAGGAATACAGGAAGTGGACAATATGACGCATAACCCGGTAAATGCACAGTTACGTGATATTTGGAGCTGGATGTTCGCAGGGGTGAATAGAGCCAATTATATCTTGGAATTTAAGGACAAGACCGATTTTTCTGGAAAGGAAGTGGTGATTGCAGAGGCAACCTTCTTAAGGGCCTATTACTATTTTGAATTGGTGAAGTGGTTTGGAGATGTGCCGTTGTCCGTGGATAAACGATTGTTGTTCGGGGACCAAGATATTGTGGAACGGACTCCAAAATCAGAAGTGTATGCCCAAATAGAACTTGATCTTATTTTTGCTGCTGCTAATTTGCCAGCTGTGCAATCGGAAACAGGAAGGGCTACAAAAGGAGCAGCCCAAGCATTATTAGGAAAGGTCTACCTATACCAAGATAAATTTTCTGAAGCAGCAACAGTTTTGGAAGAGGTTATAAATAGTGGGCCCTATGATTTGGTAACAGATTACAATACAATCTTTGAACAAGAGGGAGAGAATAATATTGAATCTGTTTTTGAAGTGCAATATACAGATGTGGAAGGTGCCGGTTTTGGTTGCTTACAATGTAGTGAAGGAAACGTCGCCGTTGGGTTTAATGGCATCCGTAATTATACCGGTCCGGATTTTGATTCTGGGTTTAGTTTCAACGTTCCAACCCAAGAGTCTTATGATGCCTTTGAGACAGGGGACATTAGACGGGATGTGGCTGTCCTGAACATAGTTGAATGGGCCGAGCAAACGGGAGCCACCTATGTAGAAGGCTTTGAACATACGGGTTTTTACAACAGAAAATATATTGCCAGAAAAGGTGATTTGAATACAGGGGATTCAAACTTGACGAATCCTAATAATTACAGGGCCATCCGCTTTGCAGATGTGTTGTTAATGGCAGCAGAAGCCAATAATAGAAAATCAGCAAGTGATGATATCAAAGCCCAGGCTTATTTAAATAGAGTTCGCGAAAGGGCCGAATTACTGCCGGTGGCGGTTACTGGAGCTGCATTGGCGAACGCTATCCAAGATGAGCGCAGAGTAGAGTTGATGGGCGAAGGACATCGCTTTTTTGATTTGGTGAGAACTGGTAACGCAGCTCAAGCAATCCCTGGCTTTAGTGCCGGTAAAAATGAATTATTTCCAATTCCATCTATAGAGATAGAGTTGGCAGGAAACCGTTGGACACAAAACCAAGGATATTAA
- a CDS encoding sugar porter family MFS transporter, with protein sequence MEKQVTVKMNKSYTILISLIVALGGFLLGFDSAVISGAVKGITIYFQMTEWQLGFSVGCVVFGAMAGNLLAGPLSDKYGRKNLLIVIAALFSISALWSAMATGYTEFIIARIIGGIGIGGAILIAPIYIAEIAPPKLRGSLVSFNQLNIVVGISVAYFSNYFLVNIEGEAWRWMLGVEAIPAIIYFLALFTVPKSPRWLIIRLNEFKLARKILVKIGGENYAEATVAEIQRGLDRKEEKGKLSDIFKHKYATIMIIALGIAFFQQITGINAVFYYAPTIFEQAGGSTDSSFLQAIVVGLTNLVFTFVAIWLIDKLGRKPLLLIGTSFMTVALLMATFAFNNATYNFNDDTLSKVGNKEIMVALSDLKGKSFDGQAALFTEVSAKLDDELFLEFKRNEITNFISINATLVLIAILLYVASFAISLGPVMWTLISEIFPSKIKGIAISVVGFFNSLISFSVTQVFPWELSNLGPTVTFAIYAFLSLCAVFFVYKYVIETKGRTLEEVEELLINK encoded by the coding sequence ATGGAAAAACAAGTTACCGTTAAAATGAATAAATCCTATACCATCCTAATCAGCTTAATCGTTGCTTTGGGAGGGTTTTTACTAGGTTTTGATAGTGCCGTAATTTCAGGTGCGGTCAAGGGGATCACTATTTACTTTCAAATGACCGAATGGCAATTGGGCTTCTCGGTAGGTTGTGTTGTCTTTGGAGCTATGGCAGGTAATTTGTTGGCCGGGCCTTTGAGCGATAAATACGGAAGAAAAAACCTATTGATCGTTATTGCTGCCCTTTTCTCTATTTCAGCCCTTTGGTCGGCAATGGCAACAGGGTATACTGAATTTATTATTGCCAGGATCATTGGAGGTATTGGGATTGGAGGAGCTATTTTGATAGCCCCCATCTATATAGCTGAAATTGCTCCTCCAAAATTAAGGGGAAGCCTGGTGTCATTTAACCAGCTGAATATTGTTGTAGGTATTTCAGTGGCGTATTTCTCCAATTATTTCCTGGTAAATATAGAAGGTGAAGCATGGAGATGGATGTTGGGTGTCGAGGCTATTCCTGCTATCATCTACTTTTTAGCCCTCTTTACGGTACCTAAAAGCCCGAGGTGGTTGATCATCCGATTAAATGAATTTAAACTTGCCCGTAAGATCTTAGTGAAAATCGGTGGAGAAAATTACGCAGAGGCTACCGTGGCAGAGATACAAAGGGGGTTAGATAGAAAGGAAGAGAAAGGGAAATTGTCTGATATTTTCAAGCATAAATATGCAACTATCATGATCATTGCCTTGGGAATCGCCTTTTTTCAACAGATTACAGGGATCAACGCAGTATTCTATTATGCCCCAACAATTTTTGAACAAGCCGGCGGTAGTACTGATTCATCTTTTTTACAGGCCATAGTAGTTGGCTTGACCAACCTAGTGTTCACTTTTGTGGCCATTTGGTTGATAGATAAACTGGGGAGGAAACCATTATTGCTTATCGGAACAAGTTTTATGACCGTTGCCTTGCTTATGGCGACTTTTGCCTTTAACAATGCAACCTATAATTTTAACGATGATACGTTAAGCAAAGTAGGGAATAAGGAAATTATGGTAGCATTATCAGATTTAAAAGGCAAATCCTTTGACGGACAGGCAGCCTTGTTTACAGAAGTAAGTGCCAAATTGGATGATGAATTGTTTTTGGAATTCAAGCGTAATGAAATTACCAATTTCATTTCTATAAATGCTACTCTTGTATTAATTGCAATCTTGTTGTATGTGGCTTCTTTCGCCATATCCCTCGGACCTGTAATGTGGACATTGATCTCCGAAATATTCCCCAGTAAAATTAAGGGAATTGCGATTTCAGTGGTGGGCTTCTTCAACTCATTGATAAGCTTTTCTGTAACCCAGGTTTTTCCATGGGAACTATCAAACTTGGGGCCAACAGTTACATTTGCCATTTATGCCTTTTTATCCCTATGTGCTGTGTTCTTCGTGTACAAATATGTGATTGAAACCAAAGGAAGGACCTTGGAAGAAGTAGAAGAATTATTAATTAATAAATAG